A single genomic interval of Flavobacteriales bacterium harbors:
- a CDS encoding T9SS type A sorting domain-containing protein gives MKELLFCFMALGALVIKAQYVERYAIGNAGSTIEGRGVILSSTVGESLVEAHSTGSFILLQGYQQAEATFSSVNNREVNVDFRLYPNPTKAVAKLELNSKNERIDGLVSVYALNGQLISSENINCYGSCTAKLDLTQLKSGGYIVKILNANFEVVASIPLIKE, from the coding sequence ATGAAAGAGCTATTATTCTGTTTTATGGCTTTGGGAGCTTTAGTCATAAAAGCGCAATATGTCGAGCGATATGCGATAGGTAATGCAGGAAGTACAATTGAAGGACGAGGAGTGATCCTTTCATCAACCGTTGGGGAGTCACTTGTTGAAGCCCATTCTACAGGGAGCTTTATTTTACTTCAAGGTTACCAACAAGCCGAGGCAACTTTCTCATCTGTTAATAATAGGGAGGTTAATGTCGATTTTCGATTATATCCTAATCCAACAAAAGCTGTTGCAAAGTTGGAGCTCAATTCGAAGAATGAAAGGATCGATGGTCTTGTTTCAGTTTATGCGCTTAATGGTCAACTTATATCTTCGGAGAATATTAATTGTTATGGAAGTTGTACTGCTAAATTGGATTTAACCCAGTTGAAATCTGGAGGGTATATTGTTAAAATCTTGAATGCTAATTTTGAGGTTGTAGCATCTATTCCATTAATTAAAGAGTAG
- a CDS encoding 1-deoxy-D-xylulose-5-phosphate synthase gives MKTKTNILNKINEPKDLKPLSVAECVDVCAEIRALIIEQLSQTPGHFSASLGVVELTVAIHQIFDTPNDQLVWDVGHQAYAHKMLTGRKDAFASLRMYKGLSGFPKRSESHFDDFGTGHSSTSISAVLGMAIASKLDGQLDRQHIAVIGDGALTAGMAYEALNNAVETGANVLIIVNDNQQSIDENVGALEKHLKGIDEKGNVFTNLGISYFGQVDGNDYSAIHEALLAQKAHTGVRVLHCKTVKGKGYAPAEEGDPATWHAPGKFHPETGERFKGETTKAKKYQDVFGEELVKLGKLNKDIVAITPAMTSGSSLHFFKKQFPERFFDVGIAEQHAVTFAAGLAANGKVPFCVIYSTFLQRAYDQLIHDVAIQNLPVIFCVDRAGLVGEDGTTHHGVLDISFLRSVPNLVILSPRDQQELINALHWAVEHAQQPIVIRYPRGKGELEVLQEPQPLIKGKGEQLVKGKGVAVISVGKMAQEVSKAIAMLNEGAVYPSHYDARFIKPIDTLLLKHISENYQALVVVEDGVLAGGMGSAIIEYLSTINSKLMVKRLGISDVFVDHGSVSDLYQEVGIDAASIHQTIVELYS, from the coding sequence TTGAAAACAAAGACGAATATATTAAACAAAATAAACGAGCCTAAAGATCTAAAACCTTTGTCTGTTGCTGAATGCGTTGATGTTTGTGCAGAGATTAGGGCGTTAATTATAGAGCAGTTGTCCCAAACACCAGGCCACTTCAGCGCTAGCTTAGGTGTTGTGGAGCTAACAGTGGCAATACATCAAATTTTTGATACGCCAAACGATCAATTAGTCTGGGATGTTGGTCATCAGGCTTATGCACACAAAATGTTAACGGGAAGGAAAGATGCTTTTGCTTCATTGAGAATGTATAAAGGACTTTCAGGTTTTCCTAAACGATCAGAAAGTCATTTTGATGATTTTGGAACGGGACATTCCTCGACTTCAATAAGTGCTGTTTTGGGCATGGCAATAGCCTCTAAGTTAGATGGACAATTAGATCGTCAACATATAGCCGTAATTGGAGATGGAGCACTAACAGCAGGTATGGCTTATGAGGCTTTGAATAATGCTGTTGAGACAGGGGCGAATGTGTTGATTATTGTCAATGATAACCAACAATCTATTGATGAAAATGTAGGAGCTTTAGAGAAGCACTTGAAAGGGATTGATGAAAAGGGGAATGTTTTTACCAACTTAGGAATAAGTTATTTTGGTCAGGTTGATGGAAATGATTATTCCGCGATTCATGAGGCTTTATTAGCTCAAAAAGCACATACAGGAGTAAGGGTTTTACATTGTAAAACAGTGAAAGGAAAAGGTTATGCTCCAGCTGAAGAGGGAGATCCAGCTACTTGGCATGCACCAGGAAAATTTCATCCAGAAACAGGGGAGCGCTTTAAAGGTGAAACAACTAAAGCAAAGAAATATCAAGATGTTTTTGGGGAAGAATTGGTTAAGCTAGGAAAGTTAAATAAGGATATTGTTGCAATAACACCTGCGATGACCAGTGGTTCTTCTTTGCATTTTTTTAAAAAGCAGTTTCCTGAACGTTTTTTTGACGTCGGTATAGCAGAGCAACACGCAGTTACTTTTGCAGCAGGGTTAGCTGCTAATGGAAAGGTCCCGTTTTGTGTCATTTATTCTACATTTCTTCAACGAGCTTACGATCAATTAATTCACGATGTTGCCATTCAGAATTTGCCGGTTATTTTTTGCGTAGACCGTGCAGGTTTGGTTGGTGAAGATGGAACAACACACCATGGGGTGTTAGATATTTCTTTTTTAAGGAGTGTTCCCAATTTAGTTATTCTTTCTCCAAGAGATCAGCAAGAGCTAATTAACGCATTGCATTGGGCTGTTGAGCATGCCCAACAACCTATTGTCATTCGTTACCCGAGAGGAAAAGGGGAGTTAGAAGTTTTACAAGAGCCCCAACCTTTAATAAAAGGAAAGGGAGAACAATTGGTAAAAGGGAAAGGTGTTGCTGTAATTTCTGTAGGAAAAATGGCGCAGGAAGTTTCAAAAGCAATAGCAATGCTAAACGAGGGGGCTGTCTACCCATCACATTATGATGCTCGATTTATTAAACCTATAGATACTCTATTGTTAAAGCATATTTCAGAAAACTATCAAGCATTAGTTGTGGTAGAAGATGGTGTTTTAGCGGGAGGAATGGGGAGTGCAATTATAGAGTATTTAAGTACTATTAATTCAAAATTGATGGTAAAGCGTTTAGGGATTTCAGATGTTTTTGTTGACCATGGTAGTGTGTCAGATCTCTACCAGGAGGTGGGAATTGATGCAGCTTCAATACATCAGACGATTGTTGAACTCTATTCTTGA